The following proteins come from a genomic window of Pseudomonas putida:
- a CDS encoding cyclophilin-like fold protein, with translation MQLAVGEHLYTITLDDTETARAFASLAPLTLTMADLNSNEKHADLMVSLPGNPKAPGMITAGDLMLYGSKTLVVFYKTFQTPYSYTRIGKIENPDGLVQVLGHGNVKIEFSRH, from the coding sequence ATGCAGCTGGCAGTAGGCGAGCATCTTTATACGATCACGCTGGATGACACCGAAACGGCTCGTGCCTTCGCCTCGTTGGCACCACTGACGCTCACAATGGCCGACCTCAACAGCAACGAAAAGCATGCGGATCTCATGGTGTCACTTCCCGGGAACCCCAAAGCCCCTGGAATGATCACCGCTGGGGACCTCATGCTCTATGGATCGAAGACCCTGGTGGTCTTCTACAAGACGTTCCAGACACCCTACTCCTACACGCGAATCGGGAAGATTGAAAACCCCGATGGCTTGGTTCAGGTACTCGGGCACGGCAACGTAAAGATCGAGTTCTCCCGGCACTGA
- a CDS encoding AraC family transcriptional regulator codes for MPATTQPRPPANPLATLCEVIGAHAPTAGDFTTHIADLSVYRRNAPAPPITCIVEPSIVLVVQGAKEMVIGSEVFPYDTSRFLVTSLNIPANSAVTMASEQAPCLGLVFKLDLRTLAELIAQDGRLAVSGQTFHTSAGVGELSPKLLESFSRLIELLEEPDAIPVLWPLIQREIHYRLLLSDQAPLLRYIASVGSKGHRIAKAIDWMKLNYAAPLRVDELASQVQMGLSTFHQHFRQLTAMSPLQYQKWLRLNEAKRLMLNEHLDAATAAFKVGYESPSQFSREYGRQFGTPPKRDIAELRLSAERSAASTPSVP; via the coding sequence ATGCCTGCCACCACACAACCGCGCCCCCCTGCGAACCCGCTGGCCACGCTGTGCGAGGTAATCGGCGCACACGCGCCCACAGCTGGCGACTTCACGACACACATCGCAGACCTCAGCGTCTACCGGCGTAACGCGCCGGCCCCACCGATTACCTGTATCGTCGAGCCGAGTATCGTGCTGGTGGTGCAGGGCGCAAAGGAAATGGTCATCGGTAGCGAGGTCTTCCCCTACGACACGAGCCGCTTTCTGGTCACCTCGCTGAACATCCCCGCTAACTCGGCGGTGACGATGGCCAGTGAGCAAGCCCCTTGCCTCGGCCTGGTGTTCAAGCTCGACCTGCGCACACTGGCGGAACTGATCGCACAAGATGGTCGTCTTGCGGTGAGTGGTCAGACCTTTCACACCAGCGCTGGGGTGGGTGAATTGAGCCCGAAGTTACTGGAGAGCTTCAGCCGCCTGATCGAGCTGCTCGAGGAGCCCGATGCGATACCTGTGCTCTGGCCACTCATTCAGCGGGAAATCCACTACCGTTTGCTGCTGAGTGACCAGGCCCCCCTCCTGCGCTACATCGCCTCCGTGGGCAGCAAGGGCCACCGAATCGCCAAGGCCATCGACTGGATGAAGCTGAACTACGCCGCGCCGCTGCGAGTGGACGAGCTGGCCTCCCAAGTGCAGATGGGACTCTCGACCTTCCACCAGCATTTCCGCCAGCTGACCGCTATGAGCCCGCTGCAATACCAGAAATGGCTGAGGTTGAACGAGGCGAAACGGTTGATGCTCAACGAGCATCTGGATGCCGCCACCGCTGCCTTCAAGGTCGGCTATGAAAGCCCCTCGCAGTTCAGCCGCGAGTACGGGCGCCAGTTCGGCACACCGCCAAAGCGCGATATCGCAGAACTGCGCCTGAGCGCGGAAAGATCAGCTGCCTCCACACCCAGCGTGCCCTGA
- a CDS encoding alpha/beta hydrolase produces the protein MKSLFVAFALMASSLTAGAADMSHGADNFYKSDLVSLERVSFKNQFQMNTVGNLFVPENLKPNTRHPAIIVGHPMGAVKEQSANLYAQKLAEQGFVTLAIDLSFWGESDGRPRNLVSPDIYAEDFSAAVDYLGAQGFVDRNRIGVLGICGSGSFAISAAKIDPRMKAIATVSMYDMGAANRNGLKHAVTVEQRKKAIAEAAAQRDVEFAGGDTLYTSGTVDKLTEHSNAIEREFYDFYRTPRGEFTPKGLSPLLTTHPTLTSNVRFMNFYPFNDIETISPRPMLFIAGEGAHSREFSEEAYRLAGEPKELVIVPDAGHVDLYDRVALIPFGKLTSFFGEHLK, from the coding sequence ATGAAGTCTTTGTTCGTAGCGTTTGCCTTGATGGCCAGTTCACTCACTGCAGGAGCCGCCGATATGTCCCATGGAGCCGACAATTTCTATAAGAGTGACCTGGTATCACTCGAACGGGTGTCCTTCAAAAACCAGTTTCAGATGAATACGGTCGGCAACCTGTTCGTTCCTGAAAATCTGAAACCCAATACCCGTCATCCCGCCATCATCGTCGGCCATCCGATGGGCGCGGTTAAGGAACAAAGCGCGAATCTCTACGCCCAGAAGCTGGCAGAGCAGGGCTTCGTCACCCTGGCAATCGATCTATCGTTCTGGGGGGAAAGTGACGGGCGTCCGCGTAACCTGGTATCGCCGGACATCTATGCCGAAGACTTCAGTGCGGCGGTCGACTATCTCGGTGCTCAGGGTTTCGTTGATCGCAACCGCATCGGCGTGTTGGGCATCTGCGGCAGTGGCAGCTTTGCCATCAGTGCGGCGAAGATTGATCCTCGAATGAAAGCCATTGCCACGGTCAGCATGTACGACATGGGCGCCGCCAATCGCAACGGCCTCAAGCACGCGGTAACAGTCGAGCAACGCAAGAAAGCCATTGCTGAAGCAGCAGCTCAGCGTGATGTCGAGTTTGCCGGCGGTGACACCCTGTACACCAGTGGCACGGTCGACAAGCTGACCGAGCACTCCAATGCCATCGAACGCGAGTTTTACGACTTCTACCGCACGCCACGGGGGGAGTTCACCCCCAAAGGGTTGTCGCCGCTTCTGACGACGCATCCCACGCTGACCAGTAATGTCCGGTTCATGAACTTCTACCCGTTCAATGACATCGAGACGATCTCGCCACGCCCAATGCTGTTCATCGCGGGAGAGGGCGCACACTCCCGTGAGTTCAGTGAAGAGGCGTATCGCCTTGCCGGCGAACCCAAGGAACTGGTGATCGTACCGGACGCTGGCCACGTCGATCTCTATGACCGCGTCGCATTGATTCCCTTCGGCAAGCTGACGTCTTTCTTTGGCGAACACCTCAAGTAA
- a CDS encoding MFS transporter, whose product MSSPAIHLQHTSRQVWSAVLAMSLCAFALVASEFLPVSLLTPIASDLSLTEGQAGQAISISGFFAVVTSLMLASMTQGIDRKPVLLATTALMLISGGMVAFAPNYLTLMVGRAVLGIAIGGYWSMSTAVMMRIAPERLVPKAIAVMQGGTALATAIAAPVGSYLGGMIGWRGAFFCVLPLAALALMWQAFTLPAMPSERKAASATGSLRLLADSRVALGMAAVAFLFMGQFTLFTYLRPFLETVTHVDVPTLSLLLLVIGAAGLVGTMVVGTLVGRYLNRVLLGVPLIMTAIAFAVIMVGSWVVPVAVLLGIWGLVSTCAPVGWFTWLAKALPHQAEAGGGLMVAVIQLAITAGATVGGVLYDGFGYQATFLASGVFLLVATALSAVTDRKLPSTSPTPHGASQ is encoded by the coding sequence ATGAGCAGCCCTGCAATACACCTTCAACATACAAGCCGTCAGGTCTGGAGCGCTGTCCTGGCGATGTCGCTCTGTGCCTTCGCGCTGGTGGCTTCGGAGTTCCTGCCAGTGAGCTTGCTCACTCCGATAGCGTCCGATTTGTCACTCACTGAAGGCCAGGCTGGGCAGGCCATTTCCATCTCGGGTTTCTTTGCCGTCGTAACTAGCCTGATGCTGGCGTCCATGACCCAGGGGATCGACCGTAAGCCTGTCCTGTTGGCCACAACCGCGCTGATGCTGATTTCCGGGGGGATGGTGGCATTCGCTCCGAATTACCTGACATTGATGGTGGGGCGTGCCGTGCTAGGAATCGCGATCGGTGGGTACTGGTCGATGTCCACAGCGGTGATGATGCGCATCGCACCCGAACGGCTCGTTCCCAAGGCCATTGCCGTAATGCAGGGCGGTACCGCGTTGGCTACGGCAATCGCGGCGCCGGTCGGAAGCTACCTGGGCGGCATGATTGGCTGGAGAGGGGCGTTCTTTTGCGTCCTGCCGTTGGCCGCATTGGCTTTGATGTGGCAAGCCTTCACGCTGCCAGCGATGCCGAGCGAGCGCAAGGCCGCCTCAGCAACCGGATCCCTGCGTTTGCTGGCAGACTCCAGGGTCGCCCTCGGCATGGCGGCAGTTGCATTCCTGTTCATGGGGCAGTTCACACTGTTCACCTATCTGCGGCCCTTCCTGGAAACGGTCACGCATGTGGATGTGCCCACGCTCTCGCTTCTGCTGCTGGTAATCGGCGCCGCAGGGCTGGTCGGTACGATGGTAGTTGGCACGCTCGTTGGTCGATACCTGAACCGCGTTCTTCTGGGAGTACCGTTGATCATGACTGCCATCGCTTTCGCCGTGATCATGGTCGGTAGTTGGGTCGTTCCTGTCGCTGTTTTGCTCGGTATCTGGGGGCTGGTCTCTACCTGTGCTCCCGTGGGATGGTTCACCTGGTTGGCCAAGGCATTGCCGCACCAGGCGGAGGCCGGCGGTGGCTTGATGGTCGCAGTGATTCAGTTGGCCATCACTGCGGGTGCAACTGTGGGCGGAGTGCTGTACGACGGATTCGGCTATCAAGCCACATTCCTGGCCAGCGGTGTATTTTTGCTGGTGGCAACCGCGCTAAGTGCTGTCACTGATCGCAAGTTGCCAAGTACAAGTCCTACACCGCATGGAGCAAGCCAGTAA
- a CDS encoding type 1 glutamine amidotransferase domain-containing protein produces the protein MNAQLNGKRVAFLVTDGFEQVELTGPRDALENSGAVVDILGEKEGTVRGWNHDKPADEFAVDATFESAQLDLYDALVLPGGVQNSDTIRLIPGAQKLVKSHDAAGRPLAVICHGAWLLVSSGLAKGKRMTSYKTLQDDIRNAGGSWVDEQVVVDGNLISSRQPDDIPAFNEQLIKALAG, from the coding sequence ATGAATGCGCAACTGAACGGTAAGCGTGTGGCCTTTCTGGTCACCGACGGCTTCGAGCAGGTGGAACTGACCGGCCCTCGTGACGCTTTGGAAAACAGCGGCGCGGTGGTCGACATCCTGGGGGAAAAGGAAGGTACGGTACGCGGCTGGAACCATGACAAGCCCGCCGACGAATTCGCCGTGGATGCCACTTTCGAGAGTGCCCAGCTCGATCTTTACGATGCCCTGGTGCTGCCCGGCGGCGTTCAGAACTCCGACACGATTCGCTTGATTCCCGGCGCGCAAAAGCTGGTGAAAAGCCACGACGCAGCAGGCAGACCGCTGGCTGTCATCTGCCACGGTGCCTGGCTGCTGGTATCGAGCGGGTTGGCCAAAGGCAAGCGGATGACCAGCTACAAGACCTTGCAGGATGATATTCGCAACGCCGGCGGCTCGTGGGTGGATGAACAGGTAGTGGTGGATGGCAACCTGATCAGCAGCCGCCAGCCGGACGATATTCCCGCCTTCAATGAGCAGTTGATCAAAGCGTTGGCAGGCTGA
- a CDS encoding SDR family oxidoreductase, which produces MIDQATGMKPGERYCVENVERAHQFPGFFQDGKYYLGPELLTAVGWLEGTKFIYDSLDAQGEPAFPERVAGTIEGMKLVLVDGTALQLSKIAPSDTLLPTAGNIEQASQPDEPEAPAPVKGPLRGKVVVITGASSGIGRAAAHAFACKGARLVLAARDEQALFDVLDECTDCGTDAVAIITDVTRSDQVQALATQAAEFGHGRIDIWVNNAGVGAVGNFEQTPLEAHEQVIQTDLIGYLRGAHVALPYFKAQRSGILINTLSLGSWVAQPYAAAYSASKFGLRGLTEALRGELTEFPDIHVCDIYPAVMDTPGFRDGGNYTGHALTPPGPIYDPERVAKAMVATAISPRANTTVGAAARLAHLASYVVPRLALVSGWLTRRALSRSPNAEVSSGNLFEPPSGRRSVDGGWKSSNDMPLWVVAAALGVIAGLAVTRSQRRRR; this is translated from the coding sequence ATGATCGATCAAGCGACAGGCATGAAACCAGGCGAACGCTACTGCGTGGAGAACGTCGAGCGCGCTCATCAGTTCCCTGGCTTCTTTCAAGACGGCAAGTATTACCTTGGCCCCGAGCTGCTCACGGCAGTCGGATGGCTTGAAGGGACGAAGTTCATCTATGACAGTCTGGATGCGCAAGGTGAACCGGCCTTCCCGGAGCGGGTGGCGGGCACCATTGAGGGCATGAAGCTGGTGCTGGTCGACGGCACTGCACTGCAGCTCTCGAAGATAGCACCCAGTGATACCCTCCTACCTACGGCTGGCAACATCGAGCAAGCCTCACAGCCTGACGAACCTGAAGCTCCAGCACCGGTAAAGGGCCCGTTGCGCGGCAAAGTCGTGGTCATCACTGGCGCATCGAGTGGTATAGGCAGGGCTGCCGCGCATGCCTTCGCTTGCAAAGGCGCACGGCTGGTGCTCGCCGCACGCGATGAGCAAGCGTTGTTCGATGTGCTGGACGAATGCACCGACTGTGGAACAGACGCGGTGGCAATCATCACCGACGTCACCCGTAGCGATCAGGTGCAAGCGCTGGCCACGCAGGCGGCCGAATTTGGCCATGGCCGGATCGATATCTGGGTCAACAACGCAGGCGTTGGCGCGGTGGGCAACTTCGAGCAAACGCCCCTGGAAGCACATGAACAGGTCATTCAGACCGACCTGATCGGTTACCTGCGCGGGGCCCACGTGGCCCTTCCCTATTTCAAGGCCCAACGCAGCGGCATCCTCATCAACACACTGTCCCTGGGAAGCTGGGTTGCCCAGCCCTACGCGGCGGCCTATTCGGCAAGCAAATTCGGCCTGCGCGGCCTGACCGAAGCGCTGCGCGGAGAATTGACGGAGTTCCCCGACATCCACGTCTGCGACATTTATCCAGCGGTCATGGACACCCCAGGCTTCAGGGATGGCGGCAATTACACCGGCCATGCGCTCACGCCACCCGGGCCGATCTACGACCCGGAGCGGGTAGCCAAGGCCATGGTAGCTACCGCTATATCCCCACGCGCCAACACCACGGTGGGCGCTGCCGCTCGCCTTGCCCACCTGGCGAGCTACGTCGTTCCGCGGCTGGCGCTGGTTTCAGGGTGGCTAACTCGCAGGGCCTTGAGCCGCAGCCCCAATGCAGAGGTTTCTTCCGGCAACCTGTTCGAGCCACCGAGTGGCCGGCGCAGCGTGGACGGTGGCTGGAAATCCAGCAACGACATGCCGTTGTGGGTCGTGGCGGCAGCCCTCGGGGTCATCGCAGGGCTGGCCGTCACCCGCTCGCAACGCAGGCGCCGTTAA